The following are from one region of the Streptomyces changanensis genome:
- a CDS encoding acyl-CoA dehydrogenase family protein: MAGFTLELNDDQKQVRDWLHGFAEDVIRPAAAEWDEREETPWPIIQEAAKVGIYSLDFYAQQYFDPTGLGIPVAMEELFWGDAGIALSIVGTGLAAVGVLANGTEEQIGTWIPQMYGTPDDVKVAAFCSSEPDAGSDVAAMRTRAVYDEAKDEWVLNGTKTWATNGGIAGVHVVVAVVDPELGSRGHASFIVPPGTPGLAQGQKFKKHGIRASHTAEVVLDDVRVPGSCLLGGKEKLDERLARAREKAREGAVGSPAGGGGSVKNAAMATFEASRPAVGAMAVGTARAAYEVALDYATTRHQFGRPVIDNQGVAFQLADMRTRIDAARLLVWRASWMATNGKPFTAAEGSMSKLYASEVAKEVTAQAVQILGGNGYTREYPVERMHRDAAIYTIFEGTSEIQRLVIARTLSGVPIR, encoded by the coding sequence ATGGCCGGGTTCACGCTCGAGCTCAACGACGACCAGAAGCAGGTCCGTGACTGGCTGCACGGATTCGCCGAGGACGTGATCCGCCCGGCCGCCGCCGAGTGGGACGAGCGCGAGGAGACCCCCTGGCCGATCATCCAGGAGGCCGCCAAGGTCGGCATCTACTCCCTCGACTTCTACGCGCAGCAGTACTTCGACCCGACCGGCCTCGGCATCCCGGTGGCGATGGAGGAGCTGTTCTGGGGCGACGCCGGCATCGCCCTGTCCATCGTCGGCACCGGCCTCGCCGCCGTCGGCGTCCTCGCCAACGGCACCGAGGAGCAGATCGGCACCTGGATCCCCCAGATGTACGGCACTCCCGACGACGTCAAGGTCGCCGCGTTCTGCTCCTCCGAGCCCGACGCCGGCTCCGACGTCGCCGCCATGCGCACCCGCGCCGTGTACGACGAGGCCAAGGACGAGTGGGTCCTCAACGGCACCAAGACCTGGGCCACCAACGGCGGCATCGCCGGCGTCCACGTCGTCGTGGCCGTCGTCGACCCGGAGCTCGGCTCCAGGGGCCACGCCTCCTTCATCGTCCCGCCCGGCACCCCCGGTCTCGCGCAGGGGCAGAAGTTCAAGAAGCACGGCATCCGCGCCTCCCACACGGCCGAGGTCGTCCTGGACGACGTCCGCGTCCCCGGCTCCTGCCTCCTCGGCGGCAAGGAGAAGCTGGACGAGCGCCTCGCCCGCGCCCGTGAGAAGGCCCGCGAGGGCGCGGTGGGCTCCCCGGCCGGAGGAGGGGGGAGCGTGAAGAACGCCGCCATGGCCACCTTCGAGGCGTCCCGCCCGGCCGTCGGCGCGATGGCCGTGGGCACCGCCCGCGCCGCGTACGAGGTCGCCCTCGACTACGCCACCACCCGCCACCAGTTCGGCCGGCCCGTCATCGACAACCAGGGCGTCGCCTTCCAGCTCGCCGACATGCGCACCCGTATCGACGCCGCCCGCCTCCTCGTGTGGCGCGCCTCCTGGATGGCTACCAACGGCAAGCCCTTCACGGCCGCCGAGGGCTCCATGTCGAAGCTGTACGCGAGCGAGGTGGCCAAGGAGGTCACGGCCCAGGCGGTACAGATCCTCGGCGGCAACGGCTACACCCGCGAGTACCCGGTCGAGCGCATGCACCGGGACGCCGCGATCTACACGATCTTCGAGGGCACGAGCGAGATCCAGCGCCTGGTCATCGCCCGCACCCTCTCCGGTGTGCCGATCCGCTGA
- a CDS encoding TetR family transcriptional regulator: METTHRTEQQRSAEQRRRELLEAADRVVLRDGPQASMNAIAAEAGITKPILYRHFGDKGGLYRALAKRHTDALLAALRAALDAPAGRRQRVEATLDTYLAAIEARPQVYRFLMHPSEDAAQQQEQGFDVGRHSAPVLRRMGEELADVIAERIDLGEGGEAVARVWGHGIVGMMYAAGDWWLGERPCGRAALVSALADLLWGRLAEAEDRIGVPRF; this comes from the coding sequence ATGGAGACCACACACCGGACCGAGCAGCAGCGGTCGGCCGAACAGCGGCGGCGCGAACTGCTGGAGGCGGCCGACCGGGTGGTCCTGCGCGACGGACCGCAGGCGTCCATGAACGCCATCGCCGCCGAGGCCGGCATCACCAAACCGATCCTGTACCGCCACTTCGGTGACAAGGGCGGGCTGTACCGCGCCCTCGCCAAGCGCCACACCGACGCCCTGCTCGCCGCGCTGCGCGCCGCGCTGGACGCCCCCGCCGGGCGCCGGCAGCGCGTCGAGGCGACCCTCGACACGTACCTCGCCGCGATCGAGGCCCGGCCACAGGTGTACCGGTTCCTGATGCACCCCTCCGAGGACGCCGCCCAGCAGCAGGAGCAGGGCTTCGACGTCGGCCGCCACTCGGCGCCGGTGCTGCGCCGGATGGGCGAGGAGCTCGCCGACGTCATCGCCGAGCGCATAGACCTGGGCGAGGGCGGCGAGGCCGTGGCCCGGGTGTGGGGCCACGGCATCGTCGGCATGATGTACGCGGCCGGCGACTGGTGGCTGGGCGAACGCCCCTGCGGCCGCGCCGCGCTGGTGTCGGCCCTGGCCGACCTGTTGTGGGGCCGGCTCGCCGAGGCAGAGGACCGCATCGGCGTCCCGCGCTTCTGA
- the def gene encoding peptide deformylase produces the protein MRNRPIPGSSGAVRAMSLLGSPVLHAPCETVTDFGPSLARLVEDLFATMYAANGVGLAANQVGVAQRVFVYDCPDDEDVRHLGHVVNPRLVEADGVTVRGPEGCLSLPGLEAGTERFDRAVVEGVDVRGEPVRVEGTGFFARCLQHECDHLDGLVYPDRLGGWRRARVLRAARRAPWGGAG, from the coding sequence ATGCGAAACCGGCCGATCCCCGGCAGTTCCGGCGCCGTGCGGGCGATGAGCCTGCTCGGCTCGCCCGTGCTGCACGCCCCCTGTGAGACCGTCACCGACTTCGGGCCCTCCCTCGCCCGTCTGGTGGAGGACCTGTTCGCCACGATGTACGCGGCGAACGGTGTCGGTCTGGCGGCGAACCAGGTGGGGGTCGCCCAGCGGGTCTTCGTCTACGACTGCCCGGACGACGAGGACGTCCGTCACCTCGGCCACGTCGTCAACCCCCGCCTGGTGGAGGCGGACGGGGTGACGGTGCGCGGCCCCGAGGGCTGTCTGTCGCTGCCCGGACTGGAGGCCGGGACCGAGCGGTTCGACCGGGCCGTCGTCGAGGGCGTCGACGTGCGCGGCGAGCCGGTGCGGGTCGAGGGCACGGGGTTCTTCGCCCGCTGCCTCCAGCACGAGTGCGACCACCTGGACGGGCTGGTCTACCCCGACCGCCTCGGCGGCTGGCGCCGCGCCCGGGTGCTGCGGGCGGCCCGCCGGGCCCCCTGGGGCGGCGCCGGCTGA